catctatatcttcaattgaaatgagtcctaaaagcaccttttgtaacatcaggcaattttaaacactccattacatgacatgcgttcttctcccattaaaaccacaggtggttagcgtgtggctatgctattaattagtgaaaacatcattttgaatgataaataatcatattataacaaaaaattaacttttctgaaaaaaaaattttcactatcaaatatatatataacaaggtatgcaactcaaaatcagcccaaaacggggtgcatcgctttgaacagccatatcttcatcaattttgcagcgattttcacgatctcggtcttattcaacgcagaaatgaatttcctttctggaaatgtatatgtcttgcaatatttttacaaatgctgggtcaacttttaagaaataacacgatacacaacacgcatgacccagttgacagtgatcatgtattctttatgaatgaaatctccagttgtaaagacacacctccgcattggaccaatgaaatcactcgtatgtttaaaatgtcagttagttgaaatgtatgtaaacaaaggtttcaaacggcgctggacagttagtcttgatgcagaatgttacgacaagaacggtaataatgttttttcatacgttttattgaattatggtatcgaactacatgaactttatagggaagttgccctttactccgtgaagatttcagtcttaaagacagcatgatcactgtcaactgggtcatgcgtgttgtgtatcgtgttatttcttaaaagttgacccagcatttgtaaaaatattgcaagacatatacatttccagaaaggaaattcatttctgcgttgaataagaccgaaatcgtgaaaatcgctgcaaaattgataaagatatggctgttcaaagcgatgcaccccgttttgggctgattttgagttgcataccttgttatatatatatttgatagtgaaatattttttttcagaaaagttaatttttcgttataatatgattatttatcattcaaaatgatgttttcactaattaacatcatagccacacgctaaccacctgtgattaaaacgaaaaactgcgcttcatttccataattcgatgcgcaccattacgcaatgcgatgcccgttgcataaatcttatataagataaactactcatacacaaattacctggtatgtgtttgctcttactcgacttatgagatcgtgcatgaaaaaaaatcgaggtagatcgatccatgcgtcgtcgcggtaatgtttgtcaaagttgttgttgtcatgaaaactcgttgatttacaaagcaaaacgtcttatttgaactgacgcgaattaatttaatcatatttgtcaacttcgcttttgctttattttgataatttaatccaaagtttaatgttagcaagtgtttttttttactggaattgtaaacaaggagtcagtcaaagtcttccgaaaatgtgcagcctgtgtgaattgacagtttgacgtcatcaaaggaaagccgctttctgtcggaagcaataaagcgacaactttcgcgccgaaaaaattggcttcctttgtctagcaatcaacatgccgaaccaatcgtgtgtttgtttctcaattgcaatcctccaatttaataaaagcacgtgcatagctccgccttcgaatcttttgcagagaacggaggcggagtttaactgttaattgagcaagtgttttacgcaagttgagttccgatttgccgaaattactcggccctaagcattgaaacgacaaatacatttatcaatgattttccgagatttGTTCCGATtgccaaactttctgtacagttcctataaactatggcggacgtgtttacaaaattcctaaacacatatatcgtagataatggcagtgttttattgtattatttatactaattatcaaatacttttttatctactataatatcgggtttgtttaatataattaacatgttaaacaatatagttgcgtcacagactcggaaataaattttgatggggtcgacattttactgacgctgattttcttattgtctgtaatttttacccgaaataaattttgagaagtgcccataaaaggactggtacataatgtgtcacattgaaaaatatcccgatctctgcaatatatgtgaaccaatcggtGATTGTacgtacttgattttattcgcaaccgtactcaaaccagatcgatttttttctcgtttcgctcgttttgcagtgcggtcgggaataaaatatttaaaaaaaaagacgattttccgattttattttttttcccattttccaaaaattagggtcggcggttttgtaaaccaataaatataaaagtcgtggcctaggcgctcgatgtcaataacaatgtttttttatgtattgatttatttatttttcagttaaccgttgtttattataatgcatgcccatactaaattaataaaaatcctccgacaaaacgtcttcttaaaaaaagatagttcgactttgtatgtatagatattgacaaggtaaatcactcgccattttttaaagcaacggaagtgcgtcattatgcataattaaattgctgttaccccgctcgcttattgaaatgcgcgcgcaggcctgGAACCTcgttctttatacacaataacagccaCTTAACACTATGGGCGCTAGATTTGACttttgacgtgctgattttttCTGGAAATaaccatggcagacgaaatcaagttaaacaattggtaaggaatgattcatgtgtatgcaatttacaatattttttgttgattgccccatttattgagtgaaacaatagttacaaggatttacaacatcgtctgtggatgtttctgttgaaactgaaagtagggCGAGGTTCCCGGCTTGCGCTCGCATTTCAATAACttagcggggtgacagcgatttaattatgcataatgactcacttccgttgctttagaaaatggcgagtgatttaccttgtcaatatctatgtacatagtcaaactatctttatttttagaagacgttttgtcggaagatttttattaatttagaatgtgtatgcattataataaacaacgggtaactaaaaaataaatagattaataaattaaacaaaaacgtcattgacatcgagcgcctatgccCGTAACTTGTGTTAGTGTTCCTCTAATTTAAGTTCTCCGACACTAAACTAGATCCAGTATTTCATTAATGTTACGGTTTTAACCAATCCTACTTTTACTGTTATCATACAGGTAACAATTGTGTTTGTTGATAATGTTCGACTCAGTGTGAGATTCTGATAGCCTTTTAACCTTTAAACTTCACATGCTGTGCAGTTGCCGTTCCAAAGCAATGACCCCACTTGTTGTCTCTTCTGAATATGTTTCGAGACTTTCATTTTTCCTTTACTAGTATATCATTTTTCCTATACAagtatataatgtttttttttaaagtttaatagtTTAAAAGTGTTTCATGTGTTTAAGACTGGTGTCGGTATAGAATGAAGGGCAGCAACAGAACGCTTGTAAAGCTGCATTACGATATGGTGATAGACGTCGAGACATACAAAAAAGCTTTCAGGTAACTTATCGAATTGACTTGTAGAAAACAGAAATTCGTATGGTTAAATGCTTGATAAAGCAAGTCagtctttattaattatttttggcCGTTATACCAATCATTAGAAAGGACTTCACAGATGACGTTGATTCCTGCGAGACACATAGCGTTGATGGTCAGGCTGCAAATCGTCGGAAAAGGATTGCATCAGAAAGCGAAGAGAGCCGCTGGCCCCACGAAATACCGTATGAGATAGAAGAAGGATTTGGTATGATCGTCTTATATGATATCGAATATTTTATACAATGCAATTGTTTATacgtttaatttaattcaaaactaTCAATTTTCGTTCATTAGTATCGAAATACTAAGGCTGATTAAAAAGCTCTCATgaccgtttcctgggtagaaacAGTACTAGGTGTATTTCGTGGAGATCTGATGAACGGTCCCAAAATGAAGATCGAACCTTTGACCTCTCGGTCGCTTGGGGGGACACTATATCGACTATGCCTAGGGCTTTTTAGTAGGCTACCTTTCATACGTTTtaatatacacttggagacttttttaacgcaacaagtattaaaatcaatatagctcccttattttagaatggattttgttgaaatttggactcagaCTTATCCAATACATATATAATACTTCGTgtcaatttaattgaaattgttcAACATTACAatattcaacataaaaaatatttaaaaaatgctaaaaaagtAAAATTCCCCAAAacgtacatcgtaaaataataatttgaaaaggaaaacgcattaacttacacgtctAAATGACCGACAGGCAAGCAACATAGATCTCATGAacattcatacgagccatattgttttttttatattaatgttatgttttcctggtgttaAAATCCATCGAGAATGGtgaaactgaaattaaattggaattatataACGTTGTACTacatttgatgactttttaaacgCAGCATTGtcttaaaatttaaatatctCAGTAATTAGTTTATATTTTGACTTAAAACTGTACATGGGATCATTTtactacagtatgtgcaagcaaacaataaaatcatttatccgtgacgatcggattcTTTAGCAAATGGGGAAGGTAGCCTTCAAAATGTcgattgcgctgttgcgctcctgaaattttatacgagacacattgattttttaaaattaatttaatgttttcattatgtattaacccacctaaaatgaagaaattgaaataaaattattatcaTGTCGCCTTTCACAATTTTTTAAGaccaaaaagatgaaaccacacctaccctAAAAGGGCCCAATTGTCACGGATCAATTATGTTTTCGTTTTCTTGCACAGCATattgtcaaatgatcacatgtggtatttaaaatcaatatcttaactaattactgagatattcaagtttgaaaagtgtggCGTTAGAAAAGCTTCCAAGTGTATAttctaaaatgttttttaaatgccaaCAATAGAACCAACAAGATGTTTTTAACTAAAACTATTTTTCGCTTTATTATTTAAGAATATTTTGTCGGGTTGTGTATTAATCTATATGTTGCCATTCACATGGTCTTGTGCTACCACTCGGCCTTACGCACTCTCGCGTACAAATACAAACTACGACCAAAATTGATTTCTTGAAAAATAGATCATACGACATAACATTTTTATGATGTACTATATTGCAAATATTAACATATACGCTTACacttacatacatttatttcaatgatatGTTTAATTTACATGATTGTTCTTATCTCAGACGCCCCTGGAATCAGAACAATTAAAAAAGCTATGGAAGACTGGAGCAGATACACGTGCTTGCACTTCGTAGAAAGGACAGACCAATACGACTCTATCATATTCAGTCCTGACGAGTGGGCAGTTTTCTTTACATATTGCATGTTTTTGCAAATCGTATACTAACTACTCATGCTATTGTTTTGATgttaaaagttaattttacatttaCGTTTTGACTCTTTCAAGAAGTAAGATTTAAGTAAGCTTTGAAAAAGACCTTTTTTTGTCAGTATGCTATTGAAAAAAAAGcacaaataacaataaattacTGTTTGACCATCAggtaaaaagaaaagaaaaacatcaaCTGCCAATGGTTGGCCTGCGTTACAAAAAAAGAGAGAATAATTTAAGCCGCGCTCTAGAAAAAACCTGGCGTAATGCCCGTACTTAAAATGTCGTCCCCGATGAGCTTTTGCACTTGCACGggaaaatcagggacgacacttgcggCTGTTATGGAATATTGTGTTGAAAGGAAGTATCTTATaaacgaaaatccaatttaggcggagaATGTCGTCCCTTATATGCGTGAGCCGACTTCATTAAGCCATGTTtgcccagaacgaggcttatttaTATCCGTAACTTTCCTTTTTTCAAAAAGGATCTGCCTGTCAGATGTTGGGAGGATAATAGGACCCCAATACATCTTGCTGAATCTGCAAAAGTGTATGACGGTAAATATCGATTTAATTGGCGTCAACAAAACTTGCAACACAAATCCAGTAAAGTGTATAGTAAAGTGCTCATTGTTAATCAGTTACCACATCTAGCGGTCGAATTCTACCAATATTTCTCTCCGAAAAATGATTGGTCTGCCTTTGCACACATACAACTCAAACATTGCATTTCGTCATTAATAATAATGGCTATGGTGTTTTTTGCTGATCTCAATATCGAAAAGCACCGAAAACGGTTGATATATGATGTtcttatactttatatatatatatatatatatatatatatatatatatatatatatatatatatatattaaaaggaCAACTGCATGTAACATATGTACGGTGTTAAATTATGTCAAATATACATTTGTTGTCGAGAGCAACACGCggacagtatatatatattacatgcaGTTGTCCTTTTAACACGACATTGACACATACATTGCCTATCACAAACTGTTTTGAATGCAGTTGTCCATTAATTTAAGGACATTGGCATCATTAATGTCCACTATGAGACACACGTAAATCATTCACACCGTATTTGCCACGCGAAACAAAAACATCAGTTTCAGATTGCCGAATCTCATTATTCTTTAAGACATTTGTTACTAAACGGATTCACTCATTGCCTCATGCATGCGGTAACATTTCACATTGCAGTTGCCGATCATTTTACACGAGATTGGGCATGCCATTGGCCTATACCATGAGCACACGAGGGAGGACCGGGACAATAACGTCACTGTACactacaaaaacattaaaaagaaatttCACAGGCAATTTGACAAAATCTACGACGAGTATCTCGATTTCACCAAGCCATATGACTATCACAGCATTATGCATTACGGCAAAAATGTAAGCATCCTGATTACAAATCAAGAGGTTCTACTCTTTTGTCCTACATGTTCAAGTATGACCTAAAGAAAGAGCTTATCCTGTAATTCTCTGTTTGTTGTCGTCTCTGAAACCTTTAGCATATCGTAATAAAGCACGACAGGAAAACCCCTTTAACAAATATCTTTACATATTTTGAATAGCAATGGAATATTATTAGAGGGTCTTACCTTGAACCGAtttgaaatatttcatcaataaggATAATTCGATGAAAAACGTACACGTGTTGGAAcattaataagcagaaataagcTGTTTATGATTATGTATTGTTGGTGAATTTTAAGAAGAAACATACACATATTATCAGTTCGTTTAAGTGTGGTGTCTTTTACGAAAGCTTATTTGTTGTACATATTTATAGCACACCTATTAATTTCAGTTTTTCGCCGACCCACGCAATGCTACTACGTTGGAACCGACAGACAaagattatttgaatattattggtgAAGCAAAACTCCTCAGCTTCCATGATGTACAAATTGTGAACGCCATGTATAAGTGTAAAGGTTAGCTTGTTTAATTACGAAATTAAGCTCCTAGTATTTGAAAGGAATTCATGTTTTTCACCAACGAATAGTTTTCGTTTTAATCTCTTACGCATTTCAACTGCTTGGTTATTTTTGTGCATGTAATCcgtgttttaaaacaaaacatgttgagTATAAAACCTAAAGCAACTACATTTGATAATACAGATTGCATGTTAcacataaattataatttttatttaaatgaataagcaACACTAcactttaatatataatttattatttattacaataatccattataattattgtaataacCTTGTTGACTTTCTTACCTTCTGTGTATACCTGCTATTGTAGAGATGTGTGCTCACGTAGAATGCCCGACGGGTGCATTCGTGGGGAAAAACTGCGAATGCTTCTGCCAAGGACCTCGCGAAAAGCCGGTTCAACGATGCATCAACCCGAAAGGTATGGGCGTGACGGTTGAAAACATATACATGATTTCAAACAAATCGCaatagcattttttttttcacaatttatagGTTTTCGAAGACTGTGGGTTCCTCTTAAAGAAGTTCAATAATTGTTGTTTCatatataaaatttattattgAATGTTGGTCAATTATGATAAGGTACAGAAATAACCTCCCAAGTCTAAACTTGTTTCCAGATGTCGATTGTAAGATTGAGAACTTTGATGTTCGCAACGTGGAGGTATTGTTGAACGGCATCTTGAAATCGGATGGTGAGGTTGTCCCAGACGGCAGCTCGGTAAACATAAACAATTTTCGTTACAAGCAGTGTATCAAATGTTCTTTCACTTACTTTTTAGAATTGCagttattaataattaacttAGTGGAACAGAGAATGACACAATTAAGGTACCATGAAGTGAATCAATCACTTTGAGATAACACTGGAGACTAAATTGTCAAGATGTTGCGTCGCTTTAGCTCATCTGATCATGAAGTACGCAATgagagctattgtgatcactctaTTTCCGGCGTCCGTCATGGAGCGTCCTGCTGTGTGCAGAATTTTTCGTCATCGTTTAGCTCGTCAGCACTTTATAAGCCTTTTTTCATTCAACCTTGATACAACTTAAtctcaatgtttatatttacaatttaaaggcCGGGATCGGATTTTGGTCACATTGGTACAAATTCTAGTTCACCTGGTAAAACTATTAGTAACCCTTGTTACCACTCTTTGGGCCACGTTTATGTCTCATTCTTCAGACTCCCATAACTGAAATATAGGTAGCCCTCTATGCAAAACTTAAAGTAAATTAATCCCAAACTGCTGTTTATGAACATCatacttaaatattatttataagcCAATGAATCGCATCATAATGTGTGTACCCTGTAAGCATAAATCTTCAATATCCAAATATCCTTTCAAAATAGTATTAACACTACAACATCCTGTTATTATTTccatttcgtatttaaattttatgtCAAAGCTGAATTGATTCGAAGTCAATACtctgtgtttgttttattacatttatgtattcatttatttacacTGGGGTCATAATTTTCGCCTTTTTTGACAGTACTAAAATCAACACGAACTTGTTATAAAGGCTTCCACTTCATTGTGTTCTAAGTAGTATACAACATGAGTATCGCCCAGATTTGTGtctatttgtttataaatgtcaCAATTCATCAAACGTTTGCTTTCATAAAATTAAACACGAAAATGTGTCTATCCAAAATTTATTTATCGTACCATTTTTAGGGTTTTACCTGTGCCTCAAGCTGAGCTAGAAGTAGAATTTCTTACTTTAGCTGTGCCAAGTGCTGAATTTAACCTACATATTCAACAatattgtcatttttagaatcaaTTTCAACAAACAAGTGATCTTTTCTCAAAGCTCACATTCTCATATCAACGTTTCGACATTTAAATTCTTATCAAAAACAATCCGAACTTGCGAAAAAAGGAATGTGATACTTTCATCAATTTTTTGCTGTTATATGTTGATACTAATAAAGCACAGTGCGAACAAGTTGCAAGAAACAAAACGCAATTAAAAAACGGGTTTTGTTggatattttttattgtaaacaaataattctCGCGGATAGTATTTTTCGATTGCCCGTTTAAATTGTAATGCGCCCCACTAGCGGTATTTAAGTTTCGTATTTTATTCTTACCCGCGGCTTAACACTTCTCTTTTTGACCCCTGACACATTTAACGAAACTTTACAAGAGATCTCAGTGGATGACCATACTTTGGAATTGGCATGATTCATTGTATGGTGTTCCTCTACCAATTTTGCGCAAAGAATGCATTTGGTGCCAAAACTGACCACGCACAAGGGACACAAGATTTATATAGActgaaaaagtaaatatttttaaaatatcatctgCAATCATTAGTGTCAGAGGTTTGTCATCTTATGGTAGTACTTTGAGTTTGATCAATTCATGCCTCAGTAATCAAAAGTGGCGCCGCCTTAGGGGTTACTTGTTTTCCTAAAATGTTTATAGTGCAAACTTAAAACAATCTTTTCCTAATCCTAATGTTTCCTggatttgttaatatatataatgGTCCTATgctgttcaaatcatgcccctagGGTAAATATAAGTCATCCCAATGAGTCGAATCATTTATTTAGACTTCaagttgtatattaaatatcgaTTGACGTCAAATATTGATTTAACGGATTAGATAATGTCaggcattttatattttatttgtacaaatgTATAGTTGTTATTACGTCTGGGGTAAAACTATTATGTCCAAGTGCGATATCGTATggtaatatgttgttttttttcatatcatGACTCATTCTCGGGTttgcttttgttttgttaaacaaaatgcTCTAAAAACGTCGTAGGCTACAGTAAGTGTCATACAGAGTGGACAgcaaagattaaaaaaaacacattttattacataaacataataaatcTTCATATAATAGGTAAGTTTCTACATGTGTCAGGTGAGCGACCTAATCGGGAATCCCTAAAGGACTGACCCGCAATTGACACTATACATATCCGTTCGTGCATGCTTCATGTGAGGGCTTCACATACACAACTTGGGGTTACCAAACTTTGGAAAAAGGGCCTAATCCACCCATATGAAGCCCCCATCCCCAATCTCAATTGCAGTTAAGACCCAATCACCAGTAAAAAAACTTCcagatttcaaataaatattggtTAATAAGTTTATCAACTTTTATGAAAATCGGAGAAATTTTTCTACAAAGTTTGTCATAAGTGCAAAGCTATTGTTAATATCGTATGTCCGGCGAATGTCCGATATACAGTGCACGGCGTGCAACGTGAATATGTAGTGTTTTTTGTGCGTCGTCAACGGTTACCTCGTTgatactctagaagccacatttgtCATCCAATCATGATGAAACAATATTACTATATTcaataactatgtatttttaattttgataatttgcattaaatttaggtcacaaggtcaattaTTCATGTATTAACAATTGACACCACTTCtcaggccacatttatgactcaatgttgatgaaaccttGCTAGTATAtatgccaagtttgaatctgagtCACGTGGGTTTAAAACCAGGTAAACGCATACAGTCTTAGATAACCTTATTGCAACTCTAAAGACTATAATTATGTgttactcaatcttgataaaactttgtcagtatgTTGATCGGAGCAAATTTTAGATCTAAATATGGATCTTGGTCACATTAGTACAAGAACTAGGTCATACGGTCAAATCTCGGGAAATTCTCTTAAAGACTATATGTATgaatcaatattgatgaaacttgatcagaatgtttatcttgagaGTGTCTATGCAATATCTAATCTGGGTCATCTGCTTTAAGAAACTAAATCAAAAGggcaaatgtttaaacaaaacatataaggGCAATATTGCTGAATCTTTCTCTGACTTGTTCAAAAACTGTGTCACCAACttgaaaatcttaaaaaaatgtccgtctgtctgttgcCAATTGTAGGTGCTGGCACGATGTAAAGGGTCCAATGAAAATATCCCGATAAATGAATCCCATTCCGTTCTGGATTGTAAAAAAGGACACTTGAAAGGTCAAATGCCCAGACAATGTCCAGGAggtaaaacatatacatttacttttacataagttatatatataagtgattatatttcaatatgcttctttctgaaaatgtttataaatgtgaACTTTGtggaatttttaaataaatgagcaTAGATACAATGCAATAAATTACTGAATACcttttgttaaaatgtattgtaaaacaaaatcatgagcttttaaacataaatttgagCGTCAAATGCATCATTAAAAGCACACCAAACACACAAATTCGATCTTTTTCAGCACTATACGCATGCCCCATCGTGCAGTTCGCAACTACGAGTGGCCCCTTTAATTACGGCTACGATGTAAAGTGCTTCGATAAATACGAAATGCAGACGCACTTGCAAGCAGCACGCTTTCAGTGTGACTGGAGAGGAGTCTGGAGGTCATTCGTACCGAGATGTATCCCTagtaatataaaacataactttATAACTTATTTCCTTTCGCTCGGAACAATCTTTACACATCGAAGCAAACC
This is a stretch of genomic DNA from Dreissena polymorpha isolate Duluth1 chromosome 7, UMN_Dpol_1.0, whole genome shotgun sequence. It encodes these proteins:
- the LOC127837235 gene encoding uncharacterized protein LOC127837235; amino-acid sequence: MLWDYLRMWNAAQLIVFALVFGQGQSAIDDVFRQVQEEYDNTMKSVASGLGSNGSDVLLDAHLQSDWCRYRMKGSNRTLVKLHYDMVIDVETYKKAFRKDFTDDVDSCETHSVDGQAANRRKRIASESEESRWPHEIPYEIEEGFDAPGIRTIKKAMEDWSRYTCLHFVERTDQYDSIIFSPDEICLSDVGRIIGPQYILLNLQKCMTLPIILHEIGHAIGLYHEHTREDRDNNVTVHYKNIKKKFHRQFDKIYDEYLDFTKPYDYHSIMHYGKNFFADPRNATTLEPTDKDYLNIIGEAKLLSFHDVQIVNAMYKCKEMCAHVECPTGAFVGKNCECFCQGPREKPVQRCINPKDVDCKIENFDVRNVEVLLNGILKSDGEVVPDGSSVLARCKGSNENIPINESHSVLDCKKGHLKGQMPRQCPGALYACPIVQFATTSGPFNYGYDVKCFDKYEMQTHLQAARFQCDWRGVWRSFVPRCIPKTCKVIYDNAKVKVQLMNGSSISPNSRISSGQKISMSCTQKGNVPDQLTLTCDHGVYSETGETTLPVCKLVTCGPPPLSGSVVYGPVNNSYLFKDTVVIQRCQGKLWFQGDQRLTCTADGTWNGTATCTPYCQYGTEKWEERQNKDLIKHTIRNITVESYQECLRYCKTYDRILCRAFAYGFDQGKRRCHVTYADPNRHRDIMLGDRQLWSVWIRNCT